The Toxorhynchites rutilus septentrionalis strain SRP chromosome 1, ASM2978413v1, whole genome shotgun sequence genome contains the following window.
tgccatgtttatagattcagaagaattcgacccaatggtgatggaaattttgattggcaagtgatcactaccgttggggtcctggattacattccacttgcaatctaacgatagtgaattcgagcaaagcgggaggtcaagagcacttaggttagcaggaggtttaggtacacgtgttgtttccccagtgttcaaaagtgtcatattgaagctgttacaaagatcatatatcaacagtgaacgattgtcgtcgtactgttccccccaggcagttccgtgagagttgaagtctcccaagatcaatcgtggctcaggaagaactgagcacatgtcaacaagttgcttgcggctaaccgcagctctcggaggccaatacaagctgacaatacagaggtcttttcctctgatgtttgcatgacaagcaacagcttcaatccctccaataggtggaaggtcaattcgaaaaaatgagtggcacttattgatccccaatagcacccctccgtatctgtcatcacggtccaagcgtataatattgaaatcatggaaagagagatcatgaCCAAGTGTTGTCATGCAGCAAAATCGCCTTATTGTTTCTATTGCGGCCGTTTCTGTCCAATGCTTGGCTCAACCGCATAGGTTGTGTTCAGTATCGTGATCCTGTGTTGGATTCAAAAGTCCTTAAGACGAGGTATGTTCACAAAATATCGCGACCTTCGAATTTACGCGAGTTACGTATACTCGACCCTACACCCAGGAAAGCAACCGCGAAGTGTCAACGATAGCAACAACGtgaaggtaaatgattttgaatcattttcaaacatgtaTTAATGGAAGATTTATTACAGGAATCCTACGAACATTCATTTGGTTACAATCACATATTGCTAGTAGTCAACGATTTGCAGCAGTTTGGGCGGCTGATGAGGATCATATGCAAGCATTGATTAAAATGTCGCTGCCGGTAGCTGGAATCAACTATTGTGGTGCTGATGTTGGAAGTTTCTTCGGCAATCCTGACTCAGAACCTTTCTACCGCTGGTATCAGAAAGCAGCCTTTCGACCGTTCCTCCGATCCCAAAGTTAATGTTTATTTCCGAACAAATTAAAACGGTGAATCATGCTACTGACATGATtcaagccagcgctacacgatgctacgaacaccctcgaatgctggacgctcgatgattcgacgcatcgtgtagccgactgacgagctacgaacccccaatgtcgagtgtcgaatattcgcgttggaaggtaatccgttcgttatggattaccttccaacgcgagtggcacgagtcgaaggatttttgtcattcgctcgattcgacactcgatgacattcaaTACACTGCTACACAATTCGTCCGAGTGTATTCCTGACAGAtatgtttgtttacaagttgtaGGTGTAAGAGCTATGGAATTAATtcgtaaaattcaaaatatgcgGTGCCGAAAGTGCTCTTGTTGATTGATTGGTTTGTTGTATAAAAAACGCTATTATTTGTGtttcaataaaatgtttttaatcAGTGGAAGGTTGGTGTGTTACTCTTCCGACGATTTTGTGTCCGCGCGGcatgaaacagtttttttccgCTTCTAGGTTATGCTTGTGTTGGgtcaaaaaataaacgaacgcTTAAGTCGTGATAAGCCAGGATGGCGCAAACCGATAGTGTCACGTCGATCCGGACTGAGAGTGTTGGCCATTGTATGCACAAACCGAAGCCCCAGTTCGACGCTTGCTTCTCCGAGTTTAGAGATTCGGCCGTGGGCGTGTTGATGTATCAAATCACGACCAGCCTGGACAAAGTTATCAACATATCGCTAGGCAAAGCAAATTCCTCCGAAAGTCAAGTCTTTCGGATAGCGCTAGTCAAGGGAGTGTACGTTAAAATATTTTATCGTATATCACCTGTTTACACAAGCTTGCTTTTGTCAGACCTGTCTATAGATATCAATGAAAGTAGtatcgatttttcaaaatttgcctCTGCAATCCATATTTCACCAGGAAACCGACAatttatttaacaaatttacTGATGAACGGCGTCATCGTTTTTCAAATATTCCAGACGCACGTTCCCTATATACTGCAATTTGTTATAGATTACAATTTGTATGGAATGAGCTTTCTCCGGGTTTCAGAACATCTGATTCACGAGCGAGCCATTTTTTCCGATGAATACGGGAAATTCACCAGGAAGTGCCTCGCCAGCTGTTTTTACTACCTCAGGCGGATTGGTTAGAATTGTTGAGCTACAGCGCGTGTAGAAAAAACGAAAACATTCAAAGGCGAGATTATCATTAACTGCTGCATTTAAACGATTGATGGAATCCGCGCGTACTGAAAAAAAGTAAGGCGATTGAAGAAACTTTATCTGAAAGTTGGGCAACAGGCAGAGATAAAAGACATCGTAGATGGCGTTAAAACTTCTCAGAAAACCGACCTAAGCAAACTATCTGAAAGTCCTAACGTTACAGCATCCAATCAAAAAACGATATAATCGCACACATTCTTTTTGTTATGAGAATAATATCATTCGTGTATATCTCACAGATTCCTCACAGCGTGCAAGTGGCATCTATGAAAGAGCGACTTCTTGCCGATAGTTACCCGCAGCTGAACAATACGGGAAACATTTCTGCTACTACACCCAACAATAATACCAACGGCTTTATGGTTAACTTCAAAAATCTCCAGAAGGCCAAAGCGACGTGCGAAGTGTAACTTGTGCAGCATCCAACTAGCGCTAGAACtttgaaatgttattcaaaCCAAGTGTTTACTCGAATGTTGATTCAGAATGAACTGTGTAATTTGAGTAAGGAGTAACTTTTTGTTATAAAACAGCATCTAATATTTTAGAGTTAATAAATAATGACAAAATACACTATACTTTTCTTTACTATATGTTTTTTGATTGTAACAATAGATATTTATAAAATtatattgtattttatttttctgcATTTCATCTTTCAGTCCTCCAGTAGGTGCCTGACAAACCACAAGGACGATTTTGCTTATAGACTGGTGAGATATTTTATATAGATACCCAAGGATGTTAAAAGTATCACCAACTGCTAAGAACCGTAAAGCAACCGCTAGATTGACTTTTATTGGAATACCAAGTCTCATATTGGTGTCTTGTCTTGTTATTTCCTGTCCAATTTAGTTCAGCAAATATTTAAAATCTCAACTGACATTCCGTAGAAGTTATAAAATTTTCCTGACCATCAACCataaatccatctatatatCCGATCCGTCGTACCTAAAAGTTTATATATATCTCATTACggttttgaacaaaaattttctTTCAACTCACTTTTCTCTACTTTTATTTAAAGAATAACATCCACCAGCTCGTAGCACGTATTTTGCGTTTATTtctttcaagcatttttaattcaCATGCCGatattgctacggcagcaattggtaaataaaaacaataaacattcgatccaaatactcgccgattgtttggaccgattgcattgaatcgaacattcacttcaccgtgtagcagcacattcgtcacaacatttgtcgattcatcgagtcaaatgcttgagtccaacattcgagtgaaacgttggacgattcgtgtagcgcccgcatcaGATGACaatatcaaacttttttttcacagaAGAAACAACGGAACTGCATGTTTATGCCATCCATAGCCAACCATAATCAGCAGAATGAGCGCAATATGCGAACAGCAAAGCGAAGCCTGAGAATCGACAATATGCAACATCAGCAACCGGACGgcattatttaatttaatttgatttAGCTAGGGTACATAACTTTTTATTGAGGCCTCTGTAATTGgaacaaataaatattttaaagtATCTTTTGGCTCTTCAAGCTAACTACAAGTGTTTTAAAAAGCCACCCCGAAGTCCCACAACTGTAACTTATGTTAAACCAACGTTGAACCGACGGCTTATATTGGGTTATACTGACTGCTTTGACACTTGTTTACCATCAATAACCGCGTAATATGTACAAATAATTCCTTTTTTTCACTAATCAttagtaatatttaccaaaaaattcgtcgtatATGCCAATGTTTCCTAAGAGTGTAgatttttcgacgtagaactacgtctttcaggaagggtgtaaaattagaaaacaggccacgtttttatgaaataaagttaacgttaataaacgTTAACGGAAATCctctaatatttatttgatatgctatacattcttcttctctttcttcttcttcttcttcttcttcttcttcttcttcttccctgtggaacttttgccgtctcaacgtatgcattaactagcgtcatttattaatacttagttgagatttttttttccgaggggcaagctcttgaatacgcgtgaccacagtgcaagtcgaaggaaatttctttgacgaaaaatcctccggtcagaacgggaatcgaacccgaacacccggcatgataatgtgagacgctaaccactcggccacgggtgcactagctatacatgctatacattacaattccctaatccctaaacggtttaaattaatgaaaactggaagcatttcaattttcccatacatttgttctgccgatttatgtgctaaccctacctgaCCATCAacaacgagcaactaatacattcgtttctgcccgatttcaacttatttggtataaataagccattcaCGATTTGAACGCACACcacttttcgtttggttgccatcggagcaacatcgttgctggtgaACAtcaagcgagaatggatttttcCCTGTCGGGAAAGGGGTATGAAGAAGAGTTTTTTATTCCAATGATGGAGTGTTGTTGCAAGCGAGTAATGTTGATTTCATATACATAGACACACACATCACGATAcaagaatggaagatattgTGAAACGGCATGCAATTTCATTCGCATTCACTACACACCCTTAAATAAGAGGAAGCCCTCCGTATCAAAGTGTGCTTCGTCAAAGAAGATGTCAGTAGCGTTCAGgaattttttgtgctagtaCGGATATGGATGAGTatccaaaattttgaaatacatTGCATTTATACAAATACAACGTTTTTTTCCATGGAAGTATGCTTACAAAACCCCAGAAGGAAACCTGACTGTTGCATGCTCTGGGGCTCAATCTcacctcaagcggaatataaatagaagcaatagTGTTTGTAGTTTGTGATCGATGTCTGAGTGGGAGGAAGAAAATCTGGTGCGAGCTGACAGCGCAGTTCAATCGTAAAGTGAGGACGGAACCAAATAACCGAAAAGCGCTGAATGCTTTCGAAGATTCTCTtcattgttcaaatttcaaatgaaaagttTCACTAACGGAATTAACAATAAAGTTATATAGAGAAttccgatgcattctaaaataatattgaaaGTGAAAACAAGTGGATTAAACAATATAATCCcgtggttctacgtcgaaaatgcggtcgtgtcctagacacaatcccttacaattttttgtgtggcattatgttggtactcaaaTTTTGTGCGCGAAcacattccgaatgttgattGTGACATCTAGTGAACCTATCTTGGAACAAAACAACATttatcggagttcgaaaaaatgttctcggAGGGTCGAAAAGATGTAAACGACGCAAAGCGTGCCGTAAGCCCGAGCAcgtcaacaactgaaatcgaATATAAGTAATCCGTGGGTATACAAAAATCGTAACACTTTTAGAACAGCTCTGGTAGATAGAGTGGTCCACTCTA
Protein-coding sequences here:
- the LOC129763422 gene encoding DNA polymerase zeta catalytic subunit-like; amino-acid sequence: MAQTDSVTSIRTESVGHCMHKPKPQFDACFSEFRDSAVGVLMYQITTSLDKVINISLGKANSSESQVFRIALVKGVPPVGA